The following are encoded in a window of Spirochaeta cellobiosiphila DSM 17781 genomic DNA:
- a CDS encoding NADase-type glycan-binding domain-containing protein, which produces MKRFFWVMTIFLSFNTVYAEDQSALIIYTYTPITRAINTIYEVDFYSDGLVKEIRKYLNPQDRTIPTSELNKLNDIRLLETISVSRSDSRISVYKKSKNATKELIEYYDYLNSGMIQRMKVNDLQTSRLIEIYDNYGSFNYNYKNELTFSFSNEKNKMTWEYPTHKSITSYLISDNASLEKIIIDEPKNISWINITHSKSNEYQIENRDDEFEPFISKYDIFNSGDYEISPMTVPINLFLCPNDTTNKITAFFIRNVFDRNRDVLRAGKTYESSSILVEGTINYKASNLGNSLFAKPWVEGVNGYGIGETITISDDREFTELILSNGYKSYDNPTLYEKNSRLKKIQIKGMDTETVLDVDIKDSSGPQSIKLPKSETKVVITILDIYPGSTWEDTCVNYILVR; this is translated from the coding sequence ATGAAAAGGTTTTTCTGGGTAATGACAATCTTTCTTTCTTTTAATACTGTATATGCAGAGGACCAAAGTGCTCTCATAATATATACATATACTCCCATAACTAGAGCAATTAATACTATTTATGAAGTAGATTTTTATAGTGATGGCTTAGTAAAAGAAATCAGAAAATATCTTAACCCACAAGATAGAACTATACCTACCTCAGAATTGAATAAATTAAATGATATAAGACTATTAGAAACAATCAGTGTTAGCAGATCAGATTCTAGAATATCTGTGTATAAGAAATCGAAGAACGCAACAAAAGAATTGATTGAATATTATGATTATCTAAATAGCGGAATGATTCAACGAATGAAAGTGAATGATTTGCAAACAAGCAGATTAATAGAGATTTATGATAACTATGGTAGCTTTAATTATAATTACAAAAATGAACTTACTTTTTCTTTTAGTAATGAAAAAAACAAAATGACTTGGGAATACCCTACCCATAAAAGTATTACTAGCTATTTAATTAGTGATAATGCTAGTCTTGAAAAAATCATAATAGATGAACCCAAAAATATTAGTTGGATTAATATTACTCATTCTAAGTCAAATGAATACCAAATCGAAAACCGTGATGATGAATTTGAGCCTTTTATATCAAAGTATGACATTTTTAATTCTGGGGATTATGAGATATCTCCCATGACAGTCCCAATAAATTTATTTTTATGTCCCAATGATACAACTAATAAAATAACAGCTTTCTTTATTAGAAATGTATTTGATAGGAATAGAGATGTTCTACGTGCTGGAAAAACGTATGAATCATCTTCCATTCTTGTAGAAGGAACTATTAACTATAAAGCTAGTAATCTAGGAAATTCTCTTTTTGCAAAACCTTGGGTAGAAGGAGTTAATGGGTATGGTATCGGTGAAACTATAACAATTAGTGATGATAGGGAATTTACTGAATTAATTCTATCCAATGGATATAAATCCTATGATAATCCAACACTATATGAAAAGAATAGTCGATTAAAAAAGATTCAAATAAAAGGAATGGATACGGAAACTGTTCTTGATGTTGACATTAAGGATTCCTCTGGGCCTCAGAGTATCAAACTACCAAAATCTGAGACTAAAGTTGTGATTACTATTTTAGATATCTATCCTGGTTCAACGTGGGAAGATACATGTGTGAACTATATTTTGGTTAGATAG
- a CDS encoding RHS repeat-associated core domain-containing protein, which translates to MRKAFYCQDGLGSISSLFNSLGFESESYDYDAFGQAINGSFVGQNQMGYNGKRVDSFTGKYDYGFRDYDPMRMRWTTIDPIKDGSNWYVYVRNNPINFIDLWRLSATTENDGIQIDSQTAIQVGAQVGANIIESELNHVKNIIDPSRNIVQKGIEANLINLDLHTQNIDDTMEILEGTGSKTTNFPEQIQVIILMCMSISLYLQQLRDL; encoded by the coding sequence ATGAGAAAAGCTTTTTATTGTCAAGATGGCCTTGGTTCGATCAGTAGTCTGTTTAACTCCTTGGGATTTGAATCAGAAAGCTATGATTATGATGCCTTCGGTCAGGCCATTAATGGTAGTTTTGTAGGACAGAACCAGATGGGATATAATGGTAAAAGAGTCGATAGCTTTACTGGTAAATATGATTATGGCTTCCGAGATTATGACCCTATGAGAATGAGATGGACGACAATAGATCCTATTAAAGATGGTTCTAATTGGTATGTGTATGTTAGGAATAATCCTATTAATTTTATTGATTTGTGGAGGTTGAGCGCTACTACTGAGAATGATGGAATTCAAATTGACTCTCAAACGGCTATTCAGGTTGGTGCACAAGTAGGCGCAAATATAATTGAATCAGAGTTAAATCATGTAAAAAATATTATTGATCCTAGTCGAAATATTGTACAGAAAGGTATTGAGGCAAATCTAATAAATCTAGATTTACATACCCAAAATATTGATGATACCATGGAGATACTGGAAGGAACAGGTAGTAAGACTACAAATTTTCCAGAACAAATTCAGGTGATTATACTGATGTGTATGTCAATAAGTCTATATCTACAGCAACTGAGGGATCTGTAA
- a CDS encoding transposase yields MDILPIRIVESYDPDTNKTIRLLTNQLTWSAKTIAAIYKDRWQIEILFKTIKQNLKIKSFLGTSQNAVMTQILICMITSLLLKYIAKEANRNWTVQSLMVIISTLLFIKQDIWIWLNKPKLIDDFSERNTGQLGPVY; encoded by the coding sequence CTGGATATTCTACCTATAAGGATTGTAGAAAGTTATGATCCTGATACAAACAAGACCATACGCCTATTAACAAATCAATTGACATGGTCTGCCAAGACAATAGCAGCAATTTACAAGGATAGATGGCAAATAGAAATCCTCTTTAAGACAATTAAGCAGAATCTAAAGATTAAAAGCTTTCTCGGTACTAGTCAAAACGCCGTCATGACACAAATCTTGATATGTATGATAACCAGTTTGTTATTAAAATATATAGCAAAAGAAGCGAATCGAAATTGGACCGTACAATCTTTAATGGTCATAATATCTACTTTACTATTCATAAAACAAGATATATGGATATGGCTAAATAAGCCTAAATTAATCGATGATTTTAGTGAAAGAAATACTGGACAGTTAGGTCCTGTTTATTGA
- a CDS encoding transposase, producing the protein MLIRTVILKSMNSIDETTIDLCLNMFPWASFRKKKGGIKLHVKRNHSGYIPSVLTMTDAKEHEVNQLTQMKVQSGDSLVFDRGYNSFKIFSNYCARGIYFVTRLKSNSVFDILEDYDVDHYENINCDQDIKMAGYSTYKDCRKL; encoded by the coding sequence ATGCTAATAAGAACCGTGATTCTAAAATCTATGAATAGTATTGATGAAACCACGATAGACTTATGTTTGAATATGTTTCCTTGGGCTTCTTTTAGAAAAAAGAAAGGAGGAATTAAACTCCATGTCAAACGCAATCACTCAGGATATATTCCTTCTGTTTTAACCATGACAGACGCTAAAGAACATGAAGTAAATCAGTTAACACAAATGAAGGTTCAATCCGGTGACAGTTTAGTATTTGATAGAGGCTACAATAGCTTTAAGATCTTTTCAAACTATTGCGCTAGAGGTATTTATTTTGTGACTAGGTTAAAATCCAATTCAGTCTTTGACATACTTGAAGACTATGATGTTGATCATTATGAAAATATAAATTGTGATCAGGATATAAAAATGGCTGGATATTCTACCTATAAGGATTGTAGAAAGTTATGA
- a CDS encoding RHS repeat-associated core domain-containing protein — MNNETQYTYDAFGQAINGSFVGQNQMGYNGKRVDSFTGKYDYGFRDYDPMRMRWTTIDPIKDGANWYVYVGNDPINFIDLWGLDTLTTYNKDPTPGSDIIVDEYGNPGHTWICIDTDEDDDKWFG, encoded by the coding sequence ATGAATAATGAAACACAATATACCTATGATGCCTTCGGTCAGGCCATTAATGGTAGTTTTGTAGGACAGAACCAGATGGGATATAATGGTAAAAGAGTCGATAGCTTTACTGGTAAATATGATTATGGCTTCCGTGATTATGACCCTATGAGAATGAGATGGACGACGATAGATCCTATTAAAGATGGGGCTAATTGGTATGTGTATGTTGGGAATGATCCTATTAATTTTATTGATTTGTGGGGGTTGGATACACTGACAACCTACAATAAGGATCCAACTCCTGGAAGTGATATAATAGTTGATGAGTATGGTAATCCTGGCCATACATGGATTTGTATAGATACCGATGAAGATGATGATAAATGGTTTGGATAG
- a CDS encoding RHS repeat-associated core domain-containing protein, with translation MRMRWRTIDPIKDGANWYMYVGNDPINFIDPFGLAEVEENDVDPQVVDDLFDFHFDIMSWNTALENEKKQQDRMANPGIALMGYKILPNKKCVLLIIH, from the coding sequence ATGAGGATGAGATGGAGGACGATAGATCCTATTAAGGATGGGGCTAATTGGTATATGTATGTTGGGAATGATCCTATTAATTTTATTGATCCTTTTGGATTAGCTGAAGTAGAGGAAAATGATGTAGATCCACAGGTAGTTGATGATCTTTTCGATTTCCATTTTGATATTATGTCTTGGAACACAGCGTTAGAAAATGAAAAAAAACAACAGGACAGAATGGCGAATCCTGGGATAGCACTGATGGGATACAAGATCCTCCCGAACAAGAAGTGCGTTCTATTGATAATCCACTAA
- a CDS encoding MarR family winged helix-turn-helix transcriptional regulator, protein MNTKRKQQIQAINSSMSRANELYGRWAKQHGLNYNALLIFYILHEKKEYSQKRICEEWLLPKQTVNTVCKSLEKSGYITTETNKEDRRSKTIRLTEKGQEYTNDVISKLYKIEERVMEHMGNDLCEMFVKTNELFAHYLSIEVNND, encoded by the coding sequence ATGAATACTAAACGAAAACAACAAATCCAGGCGATCAACTCATCCATGAGTCGTGCTAATGAACTATATGGTAGATGGGCTAAGCAACATGGTTTGAATTATAACGCCTTATTGATTTTTTATATCCTTCACGAAAAGAAAGAATATTCCCAAAAGAGGATCTGTGAGGAGTGGTTGTTACCCAAGCAAACAGTAAATACTGTATGTAAAAGTCTTGAAAAGTCAGGTTATATAACAACGGAAACCAACAAAGAGGATAGAAGAAGTAAAACAATCAGATTAACCGAAAAGGGGCAGGAATATACCAATGATGTTATATCAAAACTCTATAAAATAGAAGAAAGAGTTATGGAGCATATGGGTAATGATCTATGTGAAATGTTTGTTAAGACTAACGAATTATTTGCTCACTATTTGAGTATTGAGGTAAATAATGATTAG
- a CDS encoding MATE family efflux transporter: protein MISVFQRKQSFVRLISYAFPNIIMMLVLSLYTIIDGIYISRYIGTTALSAMNMLIPLLNTELAISIMFASGGSAIIARKLGENKEAEAVNDFSLIVIAVGVLSIVFAVTGSLFLRNIITMLGANEEQYELSLEYGRILVFFSPFFFLQTLFQVIFVTAGKPKVGLFLTLMAGITNIILDYVFVAKLQLGLSGAALATGIGACIPSLAGLFYFGVIRNNTLKLVKPYRNIPMLIKACYNGSSEMVTNFSNAITTYLFNYSFLKYFGVDGVASITIVLYYQFIFSAVYIGFSMGVAPIISYNFGSRDFPQLKRILLNSFLFLFVSALISYGGSRIIFVNTLKVFTQVGTQVFNITLEGFNIFAFSLFLMGFSIFASALFTALSNGKASLVISFSRTFLFLASAIIIIPQLIGGQGLWLAVPVAEVLGIGVSGYILLLYRKKYHYF, encoded by the coding sequence ATGATTAGTGTTTTCCAAAGGAAGCAATCCTTTGTCAGATTAATTTCTTATGCCTTTCCTAATATCATTATGATGTTAGTTTTATCATTGTATACGATCATAGATGGTATATATATTTCCCGTTATATTGGTACGACAGCATTGTCCGCCATGAATATGCTCATTCCATTGTTAAATACGGAATTGGCCATTTCTATTATGTTTGCCTCTGGTGGAAGCGCTATCATTGCTCGAAAGCTTGGGGAAAATAAAGAGGCAGAGGCTGTTAATGATTTTTCATTAATTGTTATTGCTGTTGGTGTTTTGTCAATTGTTTTCGCGGTAACGGGAAGTTTGTTTCTTAGAAACATTATTACTATGTTGGGAGCTAATGAAGAGCAATATGAATTAAGTCTGGAATATGGAAGAATCTTAGTATTCTTTTCACCATTCTTTTTCTTACAAACACTATTCCAGGTTATCTTTGTAACAGCCGGAAAGCCAAAGGTTGGATTGTTTCTGACCTTAATGGCAGGTATTACTAATATCATTCTCGATTATGTATTTGTTGCAAAATTACAATTAGGTCTTAGTGGTGCTGCCTTGGCCACGGGGATAGGGGCTTGTATCCCTTCCCTGGCAGGACTATTTTATTTTGGAGTCATTAGGAACAATACTTTAAAATTAGTTAAACCCTATAGGAATATACCTATGTTGATCAAAGCTTGTTATAATGGATCTTCTGAGATGGTTACTAATTTTTCTAATGCTATAACGACCTATTTGTTCAATTATTCTTTTTTAAAATATTTTGGTGTTGATGGTGTCGCTTCTATCACTATCGTTCTTTATTATCAGTTTATCTTCAGTGCTGTTTATATTGGATTTTCTATGGGGGTAGCTCCCATCATCAGTTATAACTTTGGTTCCAGAGATTTTCCTCAATTGAAACGAATCTTGTTAAATAGCTTCCTGTTCCTTTTTGTGAGTGCTTTAATATCCTACGGTGGATCAAGAATTATTTTTGTTAATACTCTGAAAGTCTTTACTCAGGTCGGGACTCAAGTCTTCAATATTACTTTAGAGGGTTTCAATATATTTGCTTTTTCATTGTTCTTGATGGGATTTAGTATTTTTGCCTCGGCCCTATTTACAGCATTGTCGAATGGGAAAGCCTCATTAGTCATTTCCTTTTCAAGAACTTTTCTCTTTTTGGCAAGTGCTATCATTATTATTCCCCAATTAATAGGGGGACAGGGGTTGTGGCTTGCCGTTCCTGTAGCAGAAGTTCTGGGAATTGGTGTTTCTGGCTATATATTATTGTTGTACAGAAAAAAGTATCATTACTTTTAA
- a CDS encoding glycoside hydrolase family 3 protein has product MNNKKNKTIWLIVILGIVAIVAILNGVALYFSHSLDTYLGQGKRVYESFDESSSKPEYYNQMFTNTDSVTGSVGFGMKISKKVTDEGIVLLKNNGVLPLEKNSKVSPFGYRFITPVYGGTGSGSVDPSKEYIKTPEESLKKYFVLNEQIVKVLKEAKPKEITSTAIKDLKVEDTSGFKGFSGVTTSIVEYEPSIYTDIVKSLKDTTAIIYIGRVGGEGGNLQDNAYVDGTEHELQLTDYEKSMITIAKKYSKAVIVVLNTSNVMEVQPIMEGELEVDSIVWIGGPGGTGFDSLSDIFSGEVNPSGRTSDIWDRHILANPTTANFLPDRTYSNTESTQIASNYKGLYFIEYEEGMYYGYRFFETASDLGFIDYNKSVNYPFGYGLSYSNFTQEITKIKQNRDSIDLTIKVNNIGSLDGKETIQIYYSAPYTRLDVEMKVEKPTKNLIAFDKIFVPAGESVSKTISINWEDMASYNYLVKNSDGTIGSYMLEEGDYSLFLGKNSHDSWEEKSVNLASTIWYNNDNPRDSEKRSQSELDDKGNPTYIPETGTVNFVAASNKFEDSNQYMAEETTPLSRANWVNTQPSTPEEKSLSESRLQKASSFDIETDRLLGNHEESLIYHSEEPKSKIKNGLTLSDMRGKSYSDESWDTLLDQIDYDSNELTNTLFMAAFRTGALTSIGKPESVDHDGPQGWGLTGADGGPDTTAFASEVIVASTWNVDLAYEYGVAIGQEALVLGYTGWYGPGLNLHRSAFNGRNFEYYSEDPLLSGKLAAQVVSGAGDQGVISYMKHFALNDYEGPATALQVWATEQTIREIYLKPFEIAVKEARMNLKFIDDTEGEMKTKRMRAATGMMAAANMVNGEWNAANYPLITEVLRGEWGYQGVVSTDMFLQNSPNITDKVFRAGSDLKMWFLPTKANDLNSATAKWTYRNAIKHISYAYANSNLMEGAAPGTLIKYTPSPWFIGLMIGDLLCIVALLGLIKIKLF; this is encoded by the coding sequence ATGAACAATAAGAAAAATAAAACCATATGGTTAATTGTCATCCTAGGTATTGTAGCAATAGTGGCAATACTGAACGGAGTAGCTCTATACTTTTCCCACTCATTGGATACCTACCTTGGACAGGGTAAAAGAGTCTATGAAAGTTTTGATGAATCATCAAGCAAACCAGAGTATTACAACCAAATGTTTACCAATACAGATTCTGTAACTGGTTCTGTCGGTTTTGGGATGAAAATTAGTAAAAAAGTGACAGATGAAGGAATTGTTCTTCTTAAGAATAATGGTGTGTTGCCTCTTGAAAAAAACAGCAAAGTATCACCTTTTGGATATCGCTTTATAACTCCTGTCTATGGGGGAACAGGATCTGGATCCGTAGATCCAAGTAAAGAGTATATTAAAACCCCAGAAGAATCTTTAAAGAAATATTTTGTTCTCAATGAGCAAATTGTCAAAGTTCTTAAAGAGGCCAAACCAAAAGAGATTACCAGTACAGCGATAAAAGACTTGAAAGTCGAAGATACAAGTGGTTTCAAAGGATTTTCAGGTGTTACAACTAGTATTGTTGAATATGAGCCAAGTATTTACACTGATATTGTCAAGTCCCTAAAAGATACCACAGCTATTATCTATATAGGACGTGTTGGAGGAGAAGGAGGAAATCTTCAGGATAATGCTTATGTTGACGGTACTGAACACGAACTTCAATTAACGGACTATGAGAAAAGCATGATAACCATAGCAAAGAAGTATAGCAAAGCTGTTATTGTTGTTCTAAACACCTCAAATGTTATGGAAGTCCAACCTATCATGGAAGGCGAATTGGAAGTGGATAGCATTGTTTGGATAGGAGGCCCAGGAGGAACTGGTTTTGATTCACTATCAGATATTTTTTCTGGAGAGGTAAATCCTTCAGGTCGTACTTCTGACATCTGGGATCGTCATATTTTAGCAAATCCAACAACGGCAAACTTCCTACCTGATCGAACCTACTCGAATACGGAATCAACCCAAATAGCAAGTAACTACAAAGGTTTGTATTTTATTGAATATGAAGAAGGCATGTATTATGGATATAGATTCTTTGAAACAGCATCAGATCTTGGATTTATTGATTATAATAAGTCGGTGAATTACCCCTTCGGATATGGGTTATCCTATAGTAACTTCACTCAAGAGATTACCAAAATTAAGCAAAATAGAGATAGTATCGATTTGACAATCAAGGTAAACAATATAGGAAGCCTGGATGGCAAAGAGACTATACAGATTTATTATTCAGCACCTTATACCAGATTAGATGTTGAGATGAAAGTGGAGAAGCCCACCAAGAATTTAATTGCCTTTGATAAAATCTTTGTTCCAGCAGGTGAAAGCGTAAGCAAAACCATAAGTATTAACTGGGAGGACATGGCGTCCTATAATTATCTAGTTAAAAACTCAGATGGTACAATAGGAAGTTATATGCTAGAAGAAGGTGATTATTCGTTGTTCCTCGGAAAAAACAGTCATGACTCTTGGGAAGAGAAGAGTGTTAATCTAGCATCTACGATCTGGTATAATAATGACAATCCAAGAGATAGTGAAAAAAGAAGTCAGTCAGAATTAGATGACAAAGGGAATCCTACCTATATACCAGAAACGGGGACTGTCAACTTTGTAGCAGCAAGTAATAAATTTGAAGATAGTAATCAGTATATGGCAGAAGAAACAACTCCTTTAAGCCGAGCTAACTGGGTAAATACACAACCATCAACACCAGAAGAGAAAAGTCTATCCGAATCCCGTCTACAAAAAGCATCATCCTTTGACATAGAAACAGATCGTCTATTAGGAAACCACGAAGAAAGTCTTATCTATCACTCCGAAGAACCAAAATCCAAAATAAAAAATGGATTAACACTTAGCGATATGCGAGGCAAATCCTATTCTGATGAATCATGGGATACACTACTAGATCAAATTGATTATGATAGTAATGAACTAACAAATACACTTTTTATGGCAGCCTTTCGAACAGGAGCATTAACTTCCATAGGAAAGCCAGAATCTGTAGATCATGACGGTCCGCAAGGTTGGGGCTTGACAGGTGCTGATGGAGGCCCAGACACAACAGCTTTTGCCAGTGAAGTGATAGTGGCTTCAACATGGAATGTGGACTTGGCCTATGAATATGGTGTTGCGATTGGACAAGAGGCATTGGTATTGGGATATACAGGTTGGTACGGTCCAGGATTGAATCTTCACCGATCAGCCTTTAATGGTAGAAACTTTGAGTATTACTCTGAAGATCCTTTATTGTCTGGAAAATTAGCAGCACAAGTAGTATCAGGCGCTGGGGATCAGGGTGTGATCTCTTATATGAAACATTTTGCCCTTAATGATTATGAAGGCCCTGCGACAGCATTACAAGTTTGGGCTACAGAACAAACCATTCGAGAGATATATTTAAAACCATTCGAGATAGCGGTAAAAGAAGCCAGGATGAATTTAAAGTTCATTGATGACACTGAAGGGGAAATGAAAACCAAGCGAATGAGAGCTGCTACAGGGATGATGGCAGCAGCCAATATGGTAAATGGGGAATGGAATGCCGCAAACTACCCTCTCATAACGGAAGTTTTACGAGGTGAATGGGGATATCAAGGTGTTGTATCAACAGATATGTTCCTTCAGAACTCACCCAATATCACAGATAAGGTTTTTAGAGCTGGTTCAGACTTAAAAATGTGGTTCTTACCGACAAAAGCAAACGACCTTAATAGTGCTACAGCAAAATGGACTTATAGAAATGCCATAAAGCACATAAGTTACGCATATGCTAATAGTAACCTAATGGAAGGAGCGGCTCCAGGTACGCTGATCAAGTATACCCCTTCACCTTGGTTTATTGGATTAATGATCGGGGATCTACTCTGTATTGTTGCTCTATTAGGACTAATCAAAATTAAGTTATTCTAG
- a CDS encoding ATP-binding protein: MIFILLNLYLLSCFQIKLKAAILLGLASYGIEHIASALDSMCTWIINQYIYSGSNLIYIRTLILILTLLLTYGLCYKAFPKHLNGIYDFDIKNKLVFLISLIILLVSIVLSSFLVVYDDDRPDNYYVLVILFYNLTSSIMALYLLFNTVSLKILNNILLEKDLFTTMHSKSMDYINYKAHDLKYQLSYLLNNIQDDTEIVFQDLNKGISHYDSYIKSGNKTLDTILTRKKLICVTKNISFSIVAKGSLLDFIQPLDLYTLFGNIIDNAIEALEKNVKTEDRAMSLSISQKHNFISIHMENYTTEEANFINGLPVSTKSDLYNHGYGLPSIKYIVSQYKGALSLYQENHTFILDILFPLPVNYVD; the protein is encoded by the coding sequence TTGATTTTTATATTATTAAATCTATATCTACTTAGTTGTTTTCAAATAAAATTGAAGGCAGCCATTCTATTAGGATTGGCTAGTTATGGAATAGAGCACATTGCTAGTGCTCTAGATTCCATGTGTACCTGGATCATAAATCAATACATCTATAGTGGCTCTAATCTTATCTATATTAGAACGTTAATCCTGATACTAACACTACTCCTAACCTATGGTTTATGTTATAAGGCATTCCCCAAACACCTTAATGGGATATACGATTTTGACATTAAGAATAAACTTGTCTTCTTAATATCCCTTATAATTCTCTTAGTAAGCATAGTTTTGAGTTCTTTTTTAGTAGTGTACGATGATGATAGACCTGATAATTACTATGTTCTGGTCATTTTATTCTACAATTTGACCTCATCTATTATGGCTTTGTATTTATTATTTAATACTGTATCACTGAAGATACTGAACAACATTCTTCTAGAGAAAGACCTTTTTACGACAATGCACTCTAAGAGTATGGATTATATCAATTACAAAGCACATGATTTGAAATATCAACTAAGCTATTTACTTAATAATATTCAAGATGACACAGAGATCGTATTCCAAGATCTCAACAAAGGTATATCACATTATGATTCCTATATTAAATCCGGCAATAAAACCCTCGATACGATACTAACGAGGAAAAAGCTAATATGTGTCACAAAAAACATTAGCTTCTCTATTGTGGCTAAAGGTTCACTCCTGGATTTTATACAACCCTTAGATCTATACACCCTTTTTGGTAATATAATAGATAATGCCATAGAAGCCCTGGAGAAAAATGTAAAAACGGAAGACCGTGCTATGTCTTTATCCATTAGTCAAAAACACAATTTTATATCTATTCATATGGAAAACTACACCACAGAAGAAGCTAATTTTATAAATGGTTTACCAGTTTCCACAAAATCCGATTTATATAATCATGGATATGGACTTCCTTCCATCAAATACATTGTCTCCCAATATAAAGGAGCTCTCAGTCTATACCAGGAAAATCACACATTTATTCTTGATATTCTATTTCCACTTCCTGTAAATTACGTCGATTAA
- a CDS encoding LytR/AlgR family response regulator transcription factor, which produces MKIGIAIIEDEPMEVVHIHDILDKYQISNSLDFHIDTYNNAHDFLIEDSRSYDLAIMDIDLPGINGMEAARVLRNQNSHIDIIFVTNLAQFAIKGYEVEALDYMLKPIKSGDFFLKMDKFIRRQNSNINQKIKLPSRSGSHIVNMGDVQYVEVINHNLDFHMPQRIISIRGKLRDWEPRLPPNHFFRINNSYIVNLNNVRSMTSNSITLNTGLQISISRKRKEAFKVVMARFLGTM; this is translated from the coding sequence ATGAAAATCGGGATTGCAATTATTGAAGATGAACCGATGGAAGTTGTCCATATACATGATATTTTAGACAAGTATCAGATTAGTAATAGTCTGGATTTTCATATTGACACATATAACAATGCCCATGATTTTTTAATAGAGGATAGTCGTTCCTATGATCTCGCTATTATGGATATTGATCTACCGGGCATCAACGGAATGGAAGCTGCAAGAGTATTAAGAAATCAAAATTCCCATATCGATATTATATTTGTTACTAATCTAGCTCAATTTGCTATCAAGGGATATGAAGTCGAGGCTCTTGATTATATGTTAAAACCCATTAAGTCAGGAGATTTCTTCCTTAAAATGGATAAATTTATACGACGACAAAATAGTAATATAAATCAAAAAATCAAACTTCCATCTCGCTCTGGGTCACATATAGTTAATATGGGTGATGTCCAATATGTAGAAGTTATTAATCACAATTTAGACTTCCATATGCCTCAACGAATCATAAGTATTCGAGGAAAATTAAGAGATTGGGAACCACGTCTCCCACCTAATCATTTTTTCCGAATAAATAACAGTTATATTGTTAATCTCAATAATGTAAGGTCCATGACAAGTAATTCGATAACATTGAATACAGGCCTCCAAATATCCATCAGTCGAAAAAGAAAAGAAGCTTTTAAGGTAGTTATGGCCAGATTCTTAGGGACTATGTAG